One Amycolatopsis thermophila DNA segment encodes these proteins:
- a CDS encoding nuclear transport factor 2 family protein, translating to MTIALPEVITSYLAAHSSRDTETALGRFTDDATVTDEGHIHRGPAEIRDWLQRAGGGYTYTTTLIATERVDDDHYVATHRLEGDFPGNVVDLRYRFTLREGRIAALVIEP from the coding sequence ATGACCATCGCACTTCCCGAAGTGATCACCTCGTACCTGGCCGCCCACTCCTCCCGCGACACCGAGACCGCGCTGGGACGGTTCACCGACGACGCGACCGTCACCGACGAGGGCCACATCCACCGGGGACCGGCCGAGATCCGCGACTGGCTCCAGCGGGCGGGCGGTGGGTACACCTACACCACCACGCTCATCGCCACCGAACGCGTCGACGACGACCACTACGTGGCGACCCACCGTCTGGAGGGCGACTTCCCCGGCAACGTCGTCGACCTGCGGTACCGCTTCACCCTGCGGGAGGGAAGGATCGCCGCCCTGGTCATCGAGCCCTGA
- a CDS encoding SDR family oxidoreductase, whose translation MTNPTTERLDGRRAVVTGASKGTGAAIASRLRDRGATVLSVARTRPPGAGLFRRADLTTPEGIATVAEGVRQELGGVDILVHTLGGSSAPPGGFAVLTDRDWDTELRLNLLAAVRLDRTLLPAMLEAGRGAVVHVSSIQRRLPLYDGTLGYAAAKAALTTYSKGLANEVGPRGVRVNVVSPGFIRTSAADALIERMSAAHRCSPEQALSRLMDSLGGIPLGRPAEPAEVAELVAFLVSDRAAAITGGEYTIDGGTVPTVG comes from the coding sequence ATGACGAACCCGACAACCGAACGGCTCGACGGCCGGCGAGCCGTCGTCACCGGCGCGAGCAAGGGCACCGGCGCCGCCATCGCCTCCCGCCTGCGCGACCGCGGGGCGACGGTCCTCTCGGTCGCGCGCACCCGCCCGCCCGGCGCCGGCTTGTTCCGCCGCGCCGACCTCACCACCCCGGAAGGCATCGCCACCGTCGCCGAGGGTGTGCGCCAGGAGCTCGGCGGGGTGGACATCCTCGTGCACACACTCGGCGGGTCCAGCGCGCCGCCCGGCGGGTTCGCCGTGCTCACCGACCGGGACTGGGACACCGAGCTGCGGCTCAACCTGCTGGCCGCCGTCCGCCTGGACCGCACCCTGCTCCCGGCGATGCTGGAGGCCGGCCGCGGCGCGGTGGTGCACGTTTCGTCCATCCAGCGGCGCCTTCCGTTGTACGACGGGACACTCGGGTACGCCGCCGCCAAGGCCGCGCTCACCACCTACAGCAAGGGACTCGCCAACGAGGTCGGCCCGCGGGGTGTCCGCGTCAACGTCGTCTCGCCCGGGTTCATCCGGACGAGCGCGGCCGACGCCCTGATCGAACGGATGTCCGCCGCGCACCGCTGCTCCCCGGAGCAGGCGCTGTCGCGGCTCATGGATTCCCTCGGCGGCATCCCGCTCGGCCGCCCGGCCGAGCCCGCCGAGGTGGCCGAACTCGTCGCGTTCCTCGTTTCCGACCGCGCGGCCGCCATCACCGGCGGCGAATACACCATCGACGGCGGGACCGTCCCCACCGTCGGCTGA
- a CDS encoding MerR family transcriptional regulator, whose translation MRRGLTIGEFAQLTHLSVRTLRRYHEAGLLEPASVDAATGYRYYATAQIPDAQVIHRLRELDMPLADVKRILATEDPEARAELTAEHLRRLEAQLDRTRAAVASLRQLLRPDVERLAVELRSVPSRTVAAVRGTVAREDVLTWYAEAMSELDAAVAGHECGGPPGGVYDNELFTTGRGTMVIYRPASGFSPGGRVIRHVLPATELAVAVHRGPHDDIDVTYGRLGAWVVEHALAVDGPVHETYVRGPRDDAAPETWRTEIGWPVFRLSPVSGTPQRPGHN comes from the coding sequence ATGCGCCGTGGCCTCACGATCGGGGAATTCGCCCAGCTCACGCACCTGAGCGTGCGCACCTTGCGCCGTTATCACGAAGCCGGCCTGCTCGAACCGGCTTCGGTCGACGCGGCGACCGGCTATCGCTACTACGCCACCGCGCAGATCCCGGACGCGCAGGTGATCCACCGGCTGCGGGAGCTGGACATGCCGCTGGCCGACGTGAAGCGGATCCTGGCCACGGAGGACCCGGAAGCCCGCGCCGAGCTGACCGCGGAGCACCTGCGGCGGCTGGAAGCGCAGCTGGACCGGACGCGGGCCGCGGTCGCGTCGTTGCGGCAGCTGTTGCGGCCCGACGTCGAGCGGCTGGCGGTCGAGCTGCGGTCGGTACCGTCGCGCACCGTCGCCGCCGTCCGCGGAACCGTCGCCAGGGAGGACGTGCTGACGTGGTACGCCGAGGCGATGTCCGAACTCGACGCGGCCGTGGCCGGGCACGAGTGCGGGGGACCGCCCGGTGGCGTGTACGACAACGAGTTGTTCACCACGGGCCGCGGCACGATGGTGATCTACCGGCCGGCGTCCGGCTTCTCGCCCGGCGGACGCGTGATCCGGCACGTGCTGCCCGCCACCGAGCTCGCGGTCGCGGTGCACCGGGGGCCGCACGACGACATCGACGTCACGTACGGCCGGCTCGGTGCCTGGGTCGTGGAGCACGCGCTCGCCGTCGACGGGCCGGTTCACGAAACCTACGTTCGCGGCCCCCGTGACGACGCTGCCCCGGAGACCTGGCGCACCGAGATCGGCTGGCCGGTCTTCCGGCTCTCACCCGTCTCCGGGACCCCGCAGCGCCCCGGCCACAACTAG
- a CDS encoding carbon-nitrogen hydrolase family protein: protein MLRIGLCQLTSSAEPAENLAPIREGVARAAGEGARVVVFPEAAMARFGVPLGPVAEPLDGPWAKSVAAIADEHGVLVVAGMFTPHDDGRVRNTLLITGLGHHLGYDKIHLYDAFGFRESDTVAPGSSPVTVEVDGVTLGFATCYDVRFPELFRALADRGASAVLLPTSWGAGEGKRDQWEVLVRARALDSGCWVLGCGQADPVAAGVEVNPKAPTGIGYSTVADGFGRVHAQLGAGPESVVVDIDPAVADKARNATGALANRRL, encoded by the coding sequence GTGCTCCGGATCGGCTTGTGCCAGCTCACATCGAGTGCCGAGCCCGCGGAGAACCTCGCCCCGATCCGCGAGGGCGTGGCGCGCGCGGCGGGCGAGGGGGCGCGGGTCGTCGTGTTCCCGGAGGCGGCGATGGCGCGGTTCGGGGTGCCGCTCGGTCCGGTCGCCGAACCGCTGGACGGCCCGTGGGCCAAGTCGGTCGCGGCGATCGCCGACGAGCACGGCGTGCTCGTGGTCGCCGGCATGTTCACGCCCCACGACGACGGGCGGGTGCGCAACACGCTGCTCATCACCGGGCTCGGGCACCACCTCGGCTACGACAAGATCCACCTCTACGACGCGTTCGGGTTCCGCGAGTCGGACACGGTCGCGCCGGGCTCCTCGCCGGTCACCGTCGAGGTCGACGGTGTCACCCTGGGCTTCGCCACCTGCTACGACGTGCGGTTCCCGGAGCTGTTCCGCGCACTGGCCGACCGGGGCGCGTCCGCGGTCCTGCTGCCGACGTCGTGGGGCGCGGGCGAGGGCAAGCGGGACCAGTGGGAGGTGCTGGTGCGGGCGCGGGCGCTCGACTCCGGCTGCTGGGTGCTGGGCTGCGGCCAGGCCGACCCGGTCGCGGCCGGTGTCGAGGTGAACCCGAAGGCGCCGACCGGCATCGGGTACTCGACGGTGGCGGACGGGTTCGGGCGCGTGCACGCGCAGCTGGGCGCGGGGCCGGAGTCGGTCGTCGTGGACATCGACCCGGCGGTCGCGGACAAGGCCCGCAACGCGACCGGTGCGCTGGCGAACCGGCGGCTCTAG
- the hisD gene encoding histidinol dehydrogenase, giving the protein MLNRIDLRGRVPSATELRATLPRAEIDVDAALHQVRPVVEAVRERGVEAVLEYTERFDKVRPAGVRVPRAEIESALTTLDPAVRAALEESIDRARRVHADQRRTDVTTTVAEGGTVTERWVPVERVGLYAPGGLAVYPSSVVMNVVPAQVAGVGSLVLCSPPQAEFGGLPHPTILAAAALLGVDEVWAVGGAQAVALLAYGGTDTDGAELVPVDLVTGPGNIYLTAAKRLLRGLIGIDSEAGPTEIAILADETADPVHVAADLVSQAEHDPLAASVLVTTSEELADAVDKELAVRVAATKHAERIGEALRGKQSGTVLVSTVDEGLRVVDAYAAEHLEIQTADSRAVAARVRNAGAVFVGPYAPVSLGDYCAGSNHVLPTGGYARHSSGLSVQSFLRGIHVIDYSEEALREVAGKVVSLANAEDLPAHGEAVTARFPGGAA; this is encoded by the coding sequence ATGTTGAACCGCATCGACCTGCGTGGACGCGTGCCGTCCGCCACGGAACTCCGAGCCACGCTCCCGCGTGCCGAGATCGACGTGGACGCGGCGCTGCATCAGGTCCGCCCGGTGGTCGAGGCGGTCCGCGAGCGCGGGGTCGAGGCGGTGCTGGAGTACACCGAGCGCTTCGACAAGGTGCGCCCGGCGGGCGTCCGCGTGCCGCGCGCCGAGATCGAGTCCGCGCTGACCACGCTCGACCCGGCCGTGCGCGCCGCGCTGGAGGAGTCGATCGACCGGGCCCGCAGGGTGCACGCCGACCAGCGCCGCACGGACGTGACCACGACGGTCGCCGAGGGCGGCACGGTCACCGAGCGCTGGGTCCCGGTCGAGCGCGTCGGCCTCTACGCGCCCGGCGGCCTGGCGGTGTACCCGTCGAGCGTGGTGATGAACGTCGTCCCGGCGCAGGTCGCGGGCGTCGGCTCGCTGGTGCTGTGCTCGCCGCCGCAGGCCGAGTTCGGCGGCTTGCCGCACCCGACGATCCTGGCCGCGGCGGCGCTGCTGGGCGTCGACGAGGTGTGGGCGGTCGGCGGCGCGCAGGCCGTCGCGCTGCTGGCCTACGGCGGCACCGACACCGACGGCGCCGAGCTGGTCCCGGTCGACCTGGTCACCGGCCCCGGCAACATCTACCTGACCGCCGCCAAGCGCCTGCTGCGCGGCCTGATCGGCATCGACTCCGAGGCGGGCCCGACGGAGATCGCGATCCTGGCCGACGAGACGGCCGACCCGGTGCACGTGGCGGCCGACCTGGTGAGCCAGGCCGAGCACGACCCGCTCGCCGCGAGCGTGCTGGTGACCACGTCGGAGGAGCTGGCCGACGCCGTCGACAAGGAGCTCGCCGTCCGCGTCGCCGCGACCAAGCACGCCGAGCGCATCGGCGAAGCGCTGCGCGGCAAGCAGTCCGGTACCGTGCTCGTGTCCACTGTGGACGAGGGGCTGCGCGTCGTGGACGCCTACGCGGCCGAGCACCTGGAGATCCAGACGGCCGACTCGCGGGCGGTCGCCGCGCGCGTGCGCAACGCGGGCGCGGTGTTCGTCGGCCCGTACGCGCCGGTCTCGCTCGGCGACTACTGCGCGGGTTCGAACCACGTGCTCCCGACCGGCGGCTACGCGCGGCACTCGTCGGGCCTGTCGGTGCAGAGCTTCCTGCGCGGCATCCACGTCATCGACTACAGCGAGGAGGCGTTGCGCGAGGTGGCCGGCAAGGTCGTCTCGCTGGCCAACGCCGAAGACCTGCCCGCACACGGGGAAGCGGTCACCGCCCGTTTCCCGGGAGGAGCCGCGTGA
- a CDS encoding histidinol-phosphate transaminase: MSSDDVRLEDLPLREDLRGRSPYGAPQLDVPVRLNTNENPYPPPQALVDDVTEAVREVAAGLHRYPDRDAIALRQDLAAYLSGATGVRLTERNLWAANGSNEVLQQILQAFGGPGRSALGFEPSYSMHPIIAAGTRTDWVATPRRDDFTLDTEAAARIVRERQPDVVFVTSPNNPTGGSIPFGELELVLRAAPGIVVVDEAYAEFSSQRSAVELIEAYPAQLIVSRTMSKAFAFAGGRLGYLAAAPAVIDALQLVRLPYHLSLLTQAAARAALRHADETLASVAKLAAERERVVEGLLGLGFTPVPSDANFILFGRFADARASWQAYVDNGVLIRDVGIEGHLRVTVGTPEENDAFLAASKEVPR; the protein is encoded by the coding sequence GTGAGTTCCGACGACGTCCGTCTCGAGGACCTGCCGCTGCGCGAGGACCTGCGGGGCCGCAGCCCCTACGGTGCGCCGCAGCTCGACGTCCCGGTCCGGCTCAACACCAACGAGAACCCCTACCCGCCGCCGCAGGCCCTGGTCGACGACGTCACCGAGGCCGTCCGCGAGGTGGCCGCGGGCCTGCACCGCTACCCGGACCGCGACGCGATCGCCCTGCGCCAGGACCTCGCCGCGTACCTGTCGGGCGCGACCGGGGTGCGGCTGACCGAGCGGAACCTGTGGGCTGCCAACGGGTCCAACGAGGTGCTGCAGCAGATCCTGCAGGCCTTCGGCGGCCCCGGCCGTAGCGCGCTGGGCTTCGAGCCGTCGTACTCGATGCACCCGATCATCGCGGCCGGCACCCGCACCGACTGGGTCGCCACCCCGCGGCGCGACGACTTCACGCTCGACACCGAGGCCGCGGCCCGGATCGTGCGCGAGCGTCAGCCCGACGTCGTGTTCGTCACCAGCCCGAACAACCCGACCGGCGGGTCGATCCCGTTCGGCGAGCTGGAGCTGGTGCTGCGCGCCGCGCCGGGCATCGTCGTGGTGGACGAGGCGTACGCGGAGTTCTCGTCGCAGCGCAGCGCGGTCGAGCTGATCGAGGCCTACCCCGCGCAGCTGATCGTGTCCCGCACGATGAGCAAGGCGTTCGCGTTCGCCGGCGGCCGGCTCGGCTACCTCGCGGCCGCTCCGGCGGTGATCGACGCGCTGCAGCTGGTGCGCCTGCCCTACCACCTGTCCCTGCTGACGCAGGCGGCTGCGCGCGCGGCGCTGCGGCACGCGGACGAGACGCTGGCGTCGGTCGCGAAACTCGCGGCCGAACGCGAGCGGGTCGTCGAGGGCCTGCTGGGCCTGGGGTTCACCCCGGTGCCCAGCGACGCCAACTTCATCCTGTTCGGCCGCTTCGCCGACGCGCGCGCGAGCTGGCAGGCCTACGTGGACAACGGGGTGCTGATCCGCGACGTCGGCATCGAAGGGCACCTGCGGGTGACCGTCGGCACCCCGGAGGAGAACGACGCCTTCCTGGCGGCGAGCAAGGAGGTCCCGCGGTGA
- the hisB gene encoding imidazoleglycerol-phosphate dehydratase HisB produces the protein MSRVGKVSRTTKESSITVVVDLDGTGQVEVSTGVPFYDHMLNSFGVHGSLDLKIDATGDIEIDAHHTVEDTAIVLGQAIRQALGDKSGIRRFGDAWIPMDETLAHAAIDVSGRPYCVHVGEPEQFNTFTIGGNYPFVLTRHVFDSLSFHAQIALHVRVVHGRDPHHIAEAQYKAVARALRAATEPDPRAGGIPSTKGVL, from the coding sequence GTGAGCCGCGTCGGCAAGGTTTCCCGGACCACCAAGGAGTCCTCGATCACCGTGGTGGTCGACCTCGACGGCACCGGCCAGGTGGAGGTGTCCACCGGGGTGCCGTTCTACGACCACATGCTCAACTCGTTCGGCGTGCACGGCTCGCTCGACCTGAAGATCGACGCGACCGGCGACATCGAGATCGACGCGCACCACACGGTCGAGGACACCGCGATCGTGCTCGGGCAGGCGATCCGCCAGGCGCTCGGCGACAAGTCGGGCATCCGCCGCTTCGGCGACGCGTGGATCCCGATGGACGAGACGCTGGCCCACGCCGCGATCGACGTGTCCGGGCGTCCGTACTGCGTGCACGTGGGCGAGCCGGAGCAGTTCAACACGTTCACCATCGGCGGGAACTACCCGTTCGTGCTGACCCGGCACGTGTTCGACTCGCTGTCGTTCCACGCGCAGATCGCGTTGCACGTGCGGGTCGTCCACGGCCGCGACCCGCACCACATCGCCGAGGCGCAGTACAAGGCGGTCGCCCGTGCGCTGCGCGCCGCGACCGAGCCCGACCCGCGCGCGGGTGGCATCCCGTCGACGAAGGGTGTCCTGTGA
- a CDS encoding MMPL family transporter, with the protein MATLLYRLARFSFRRRWLVATAWTAILLVLGGGALTLSGQMTNSVTIPGTEAQQAIDHLKDKFPQAAAGNATARVAIEAPAGQKLSENATRVTVEDLVGKLQKAPNVVAVTDPYQSGTVSERVAVAQVSYKVPAPEVTDSDREALKSAANAAKSAGFTVEFGGDAIQGIPATEATEGVGVIVAAIVLAITFGSVVAAGLPLLTALIGVGVGMAGVMTVSGFVELNSNTPILALMLGLAVGIDYALFIVSRYRHELAEGHEPEQAAARSVGTAGSAVVFAGLTVIIALVGLTVVGIPILGQMGIAAAVTVAVAVLIALTLLPALLGFAGRKVVGKRTRPKHTGKPAMGERWARHVGRHRVPVLVTAVAGLAVVAIPALNMQLGLPTDATAAPESTQRKAYDMISAGFGEGMNGPLIVVIDSSQARDPRLAATEATDSISRLPDVAAVTKAQFNVEGDTALVTVIPKSGPSSEQTERLVASIRDQSDRLSGATGAKLSVTGQTALQIDVSEKLAGAMLPYLGLIVGLAFLLLMLVFRSIVVPLKATLGFLGSVVATFGAVVAVFQWGWLNDLLGVKSTGPIMSMLPILLIGVLFGLAMDYQVFLVTRMREDYVHGADARDAVVSGFRHGARVVVAAALIMISVFAGFVAAELSLIQSIGFALAFGVAVDAFVVRMTIVPAVMTLLGKHAWWLPKWLQRVLPNVDVEGENLKKHLDDRRELQGARS; encoded by the coding sequence GTGGCCACCCTGCTGTACCGCCTAGCCCGGTTCTCGTTCCGCCGGCGCTGGCTCGTCGCGACCGCCTGGACGGCGATCCTGCTCGTCCTCGGCGGCGGCGCGCTGACGCTGTCCGGCCAGATGACGAACTCGGTGACCATCCCCGGCACGGAGGCGCAGCAGGCCATCGACCACCTGAAGGACAAGTTCCCGCAGGCCGCGGCCGGGAACGCGACCGCGCGCGTCGCGATCGAGGCACCCGCCGGGCAGAAGCTGTCCGAGAACGCCACCCGCGTCACCGTCGAGGACCTCGTCGGCAAGCTGCAGAAGGCGCCCAACGTCGTCGCGGTCACGGACCCGTACCAGAGCGGCACCGTCTCCGAACGCGTCGCCGTCGCCCAGGTCAGCTACAAAGTCCCCGCCCCGGAAGTGACCGACAGTGACCGCGAAGCGCTCAAATCGGCGGCCAACGCCGCGAAGAGCGCCGGTTTCACCGTCGAATTCGGCGGCGACGCGATTCAGGGGATCCCCGCCACGGAGGCCACCGAAGGCGTCGGTGTGATCGTCGCGGCCATCGTCCTCGCGATCACCTTCGGCTCGGTCGTGGCCGCCGGCCTGCCGCTGCTCACCGCGCTCATCGGCGTCGGCGTGGGCATGGCGGGCGTGATGACGGTGTCCGGGTTCGTCGAGCTGAACTCCAACACCCCGATCCTCGCGCTGATGCTCGGCCTCGCGGTCGGCATCGACTACGCCCTGTTCATCGTATCCCGCTACCGGCACGAGCTCGCCGAAGGCCACGAGCCGGAACAAGCCGCCGCGCGCTCGGTCGGCACCGCCGGGTCCGCCGTGGTGTTCGCCGGCCTGACGGTGATCATCGCGCTGGTCGGGCTGACCGTCGTCGGCATCCCGATCCTCGGCCAGATGGGCATCGCGGCCGCGGTGACCGTGGCCGTCGCGGTCCTCATCGCCCTGACCCTGCTGCCCGCGCTGCTCGGGTTCGCCGGGCGCAAGGTGGTCGGCAAGCGCACCCGCCCGAAGCACACCGGCAAGCCGGCGATGGGCGAGCGCTGGGCCCGCCACGTCGGACGGCACCGCGTGCCCGTGCTGGTCACCGCCGTGGCCGGGCTCGCCGTCGTCGCGATTCCCGCGCTGAACATGCAGCTCGGGCTGCCCACCGACGCCACCGCCGCGCCCGAATCGACGCAGCGCAAGGCCTACGACATGATCAGCGCCGGCTTCGGCGAGGGCATGAACGGACCGCTCATCGTCGTCATCGACTCCTCGCAGGCCCGCGATCCGCGCCTGGCCGCGACGGAGGCCACCGATTCGATCTCCCGGCTGCCCGACGTCGCCGCGGTGACCAAGGCGCAGTTCAACGTCGAGGGCGACACCGCGCTGGTCACGGTGATCCCGAAGAGCGGCCCGAGCAGCGAGCAGACCGAGCGGCTGGTGGCGAGCATCCGTGACCAGTCCGACCGGCTCTCCGGCGCCACCGGCGCGAAGCTGTCGGTCACCGGTCAGACGGCGCTGCAGATCGACGTGTCCGAGAAGCTCGCCGGCGCGATGCTCCCCTACCTCGGGCTGATCGTCGGGCTCGCGTTCCTGCTGCTGATGCTGGTCTTCCGCTCGATCGTCGTGCCGCTGAAGGCGACACTGGGCTTCCTCGGCTCGGTCGTGGCGACGTTCGGCGCGGTGGTCGCGGTGTTCCAGTGGGGCTGGCTCAACGACCTGCTCGGCGTGAAGTCCACCGGCCCGATCATGAGCATGCTGCCGATCCTGCTGATCGGTGTGCTGTTCGGCCTCGCGATGGACTACCAGGTGTTCCTGGTGACCCGCATGCGCGAGGACTACGTGCACGGGGCCGACGCCCGCGACGCCGTGGTCAGCGGGTTCCGGCACGGTGCGCGGGTCGTGGTCGCCGCCGCGCTGATCATGATCAGCGTGTTCGCCGGCTTCGTCGCCGCGGAGCTGTCACTGATCCAGTCGATCGGGTTCGCGCTGGCGTTCGGCGTCGCGGTGGACGCGTTCGTGGTGCGGATGACGATCGTGCCCGCGGTGATGACGCTGCTCGGCAAGCACGCGTGGTGGCTGCCGAAGTGGCTGCAGCGCGTGCTGCCGAACGTGGACGTCGAGGGCGAGAACCTGAAGAAGCACCTCGACGACCGGCGCGAGCTGCAAGGGGCGCGCAGCTAG
- a CDS encoding TetR/AcrR family transcriptional regulator yields the protein MAAVAGHEDTRTRLLATALKLFTAHGVEGTSLQMIADELGVTKAAVYYHFKTKDEITEAVVEPGLRELEATVEEAARERRPGARIDHLLAGFVDVVVRHRALVALFSSDPGVARALEKHFFGKESFMVGMMTILTGPNPDPARVVAAHAAVAGIALAGGSPELAHYGDDTLRSSLLEVGRKLLGRPRRRGEHPVG from the coding sequence ATGGCAGCCGTGGCCGGTCACGAGGACACCCGTACGCGCCTGCTCGCCACGGCGTTGAAGCTGTTCACCGCGCATGGCGTGGAGGGCACGTCGCTGCAGATGATCGCCGACGAGCTCGGCGTCACGAAGGCCGCGGTGTACTACCACTTCAAGACCAAGGACGAGATCACCGAGGCCGTGGTGGAGCCCGGGTTGCGCGAGCTGGAGGCGACGGTCGAGGAGGCGGCGCGGGAGCGCCGGCCGGGCGCGCGGATCGATCACCTGCTGGCCGGGTTCGTCGATGTCGTGGTGCGGCACCGGGCGCTGGTGGCGCTGTTCTCGAGTGATCCGGGGGTGGCGCGGGCGCTGGAGAAGCACTTCTTCGGCAAGGAGAGCTTCATGGTGGGGATGATGACGATCCTGACGGGCCCCAACCCCGACCCGGCGCGCGTGGTGGCGGCGCACGCGGCCGTCGCGGGCATCGCACTGGCCGGCGGGTCGCCCGAGCTGGCGCACTACGGAGACGACACGTTGCGCTCGTCGCTGCTCGAGGTGGGCCGCAAGCTCCTCGGACGCCCCCGCCGTCGCGGCGAACACCCGGTCGGCTGA
- a CDS encoding GNAT family N-acetyltransferase: MRPADVTDAEAVFTVLDESHGARRPAFDRNYEQIIAAMTYDDTDFLVAEADGEVVGYALATRVLSLYANGPVSQLLELAVAPAHRGRDIGGQLVDAIVHRARQAGAVEVIVVARRTRGYFERRGFTEVSNCLTLPLT; encoded by the coding sequence ATCAGGCCAGCCGATGTCACCGACGCCGAAGCCGTCTTCACGGTGCTCGACGAGTCCCACGGGGCCCGGCGCCCGGCTTTCGACCGCAACTACGAGCAGATCATCGCGGCGATGACCTACGACGACACGGACTTCCTGGTCGCGGAGGCCGATGGCGAGGTGGTCGGGTACGCGCTCGCCACGCGGGTCCTGTCCCTGTACGCCAATGGGCCGGTCAGCCAGCTGCTGGAGCTGGCGGTCGCGCCGGCGCACCGCGGACGGGACATCGGCGGGCAACTCGTCGACGCGATCGTGCATCGCGCGCGGCAGGCGGGAGCGGTGGAGGTGATCGTCGTGGCCCGGCGCACGCGGGGCTACTTCGAGCGGCGGGGGTTCACCGAGGTCTCCAACTGCCTGACGCTGCCGCTGACGTGA
- a CDS encoding RNA 2'-phosphotransferase — protein sequence MVAGNDKQRFAFDESGTLIRAAHWRWTPACRTPRRRTNCSTAPLNSSCSLRPQSRHDVHLSRDLETAVRVGSRHGAPVVLTVDAAAMTRHGYHFQVSANGVWLTRVVPSEYLAHHRVTTMRVCGSGQPMSPTPKPSSRCSTSPTGPGARLSTATTSRSSRR from the coding sequence GTGGTGGCGGGGAACGACAAACAACGCTTCGCGTTCGACGAGAGCGGCACGCTGATCCGAGCCGCACACTGGCGGTGGACCCCGGCTTGCCGGACGCCACGCCGCCGGACGAACTGTTCCACGGCACCGCTGAACAGTTCCTGCTCGCTGCGCCCGCAGTCGCGGCACGACGTGCACCTTTCGCGTGACCTCGAGACCGCCGTCCGGGTCGGCTCGCGGCACGGCGCACCGGTCGTGCTGACTGTCGACGCCGCGGCGATGACCCGCCACGGGTACCACTTCCAGGTGAGTGCGAACGGGGTGTGGCTCACCCGGGTGGTGCCTTCGGAGTACCTGGCCCATCACCGAGTGACCACAATGAGGGTGTGCGGATCAGGCCAGCCGATGTCACCGACGCCGAAGCCGTCTTCACGGTGCTCGACGAGTCCCACGGGGCCCGGCGCCCGGCTTTCGACCGCAACTACGAGCAGATCATCGCGGCGATGA
- a CDS encoding DUF2695 domain-containing protein: MRHTASALLDLWTEPQDGECLPCYVTRMLTDFGCDGTPRWTRHWRALRAPEVKTLDRTLRAIPCDCGVPAALGGASPPAGSHAPPVHGTPVAPGPPAPCRGVRRGSTKPCSAHGRPPPG, encoded by the coding sequence ATGCGCCACACCGCCAGCGCCCTGCTCGATCTGTGGACCGAGCCGCAGGACGGGGAATGCCTGCCCTGCTACGTGACGCGAATGCTGACCGACTTCGGCTGCGACGGCACTCCGCGCTGGACGCGGCATTGGCGCGCTCTCCGCGCTCCGGAAGTGAAGACGCTCGACCGAACGCTGCGCGCCATCCCGTGCGACTGCGGAGTGCCCGCCGCGCTCGGCGGCGCGTCGCCACCGGCGGGAAGTCACGCGCCGCCGGTGCATGGAACCCCTGTCGCACCGGGGCCGCCCGCACCGTGTCGCGGAGTCCGCCGCGGCTCGACGAAACCCTGCTCCGCCCACGGCCGCCCGCCGCCCGGTTGA
- the soxR gene encoding redox-sensitive transcriptional activator SoxR produces MTKLADHLTIGQVAERSGVPHTALRFYEDRGLISSERSAGNQRRYPRSVLRRIAFIRAAQRVGLSLEEIHDALDTLPRDHAPTKADWARLSRGWQDELDARIDALQRLRDRLTGCVGCGCLSLRVCGLYNTDDRMAQYGPGARGLKPAVEGGA; encoded by the coding sequence GTGACCAAGCTTGCCGACCACCTGACCATCGGCCAGGTCGCGGAGCGCAGCGGCGTGCCGCACACGGCGCTGCGCTTCTACGAGGACCGTGGCCTGATCTCGTCCGAGCGCTCCGCGGGGAACCAGCGCCGCTACCCGCGGTCGGTACTGCGCCGGATCGCGTTCATCCGTGCCGCGCAGCGGGTGGGCCTCAGCCTCGAGGAGATCCACGACGCGCTGGACACCCTGCCCCGCGACCACGCCCCGACGAAGGCCGACTGGGCCCGGCTGTCCCGCGGATGGCAGGACGAACTGGACGCCCGGATCGACGCACTGCAGCGGCTGCGCGACCGGCTGACGGGCTGCGTCGGCTGCGGATGCCTGTCGCTGCGCGTGTGCGGCCTCTACAACACCGACGACCGGATGGCGCAGTACGGGCCCGGCGCGCGCGGCCTGAAGCCCGCCGTCGAGGGCGGCGCGTAG